Proteins encoded by one window of Caminicella sporogenes DSM 14501:
- a CDS encoding M42 family metallopeptidase, which produces MKYDINKKYIIKILKELLTIPSPSGFCHEIMKKIKNEVNDLGYEFYMTNKGCGVITIPGKNDNYIIGLSAHVDTLGAMVRSIKDSGMIRFTPIGGYMMNTVECEYCKIHTRSGKIYDGTILTTKPSVHVYSDAKDQKREELNMEIRIDEIVNSKEDVEKLGISVGDFISFDSRTVIKENGFIKSRHLDDKAGVAVLFGFMEILKRNKITPNNTIKIFISTYEEIGHGSSYIPKEIDELIAIDMGAIGDDLNCTEFDVSICAKDSSGPYDYNMVSRLINLAKKHNLQFSVDIYPNYGSDVSAALKAGNNIRGALIGPGVHASHSIERTHIDALINTTKLISAYILETEN; this is translated from the coding sequence ATGAAATACGATATAAACAAAAAATATATTATTAAAATCTTAAAAGAATTATTAACCATTCCTAGTCCAAGCGGCTTTTGTCATGAAATAATGAAAAAAATTAAAAACGAAGTTAATGATTTAGGCTATGAATTTTATATGACAAATAAAGGATGTGGAGTTATCACTATACCGGGTAAAAATGACAATTATATTATAGGTCTTTCTGCTCATGTAGATACACTTGGTGCAATGGTTCGTTCTATTAAAGACTCTGGAATGATAAGATTTACTCCTATAGGCGGTTATATGATGAATACCGTTGAATGTGAATACTGTAAAATACATACACGCAGCGGAAAAATATATGATGGTACAATTCTCACTACAAAACCATCTGTACACGTTTATTCTGATGCCAAGGACCAAAAACGTGAAGAACTAAATATGGAAATAAGAATAGATGAAATAGTTAATTCTAAAGAAGATGTAGAAAAACTCGGCATATCCGTAGGTGATTTCATATCTTTTGATTCTAGAACAGTAATTAAAGAAAATGGTTTTATTAAATCAAGACATCTAGACGATAAAGCTGGTGTTGCAGTTTTATTCGGATTTATGGAAATACTAAAAAGAAACAAAATTACCCCTAATAACACTATTAAAATTTTCATATCTACTTATGAAGAAATAGGTCACGGCTCGTCTTATATTCCCAAAGAAATTGATGAACTTATTGCAATAGATATGGGAGCAATAGGTGATGATTTAAATTGTACAGAATTTGATGTTTCTATATGTGCTAAAGATTCTTCTGGTCCATATGATTACAATATGGTATCAAGACTTATAAATCTTGCTAAAAAACATAATTTACAATTTTCAGTAGATATTTATCCTAATTATGGTTCTGATGTTTCAGCTGCTTTAAAAGCCGGAAACAATATAAGAGGTGCTTTAATTGGTCCCGGTGTTCATGCTTCACATAGTATTGAACGTACACATATAGATGCTTTAATAAATACTACAAAACTCATCTCGGCATATATCTTAGAAACAGAAAATTAG
- a CDS encoding CDIF630_02480 family spore surface protein yields MNKNTSKKNSSNTTIKSNETAAWANIEKLENISNVPIPSEFQVENAKKWVDENQK; encoded by the coding sequence ATGAATAAAAACACATCTAAAAAAAATTCTTCAAACACAACTATTAAAAGTAATGAAACTGCCGCTTGGGCCAATATAGAAAAACTAGAAAACATTTCAAATGTACCTATCCCAAGTGAATTTCAGGTGGAAAATGCAAAAAAATGGGTAGATGAAAATCAAAAATAA
- a CDS encoding phage holin family protein has product MDLFSYLSEESLILVPVIWVIGIFLKKTPKIPDWFIPWILLIISVVAMTVKLGFALQAFIQGILITGVSVLGHQLVKQTAKRS; this is encoded by the coding sequence ATGGATTTGTTTAGTTATTTATCAGAAGAATCACTTATATTAGTACCTGTTATATGGGTAATAGGAATTTTTCTAAAAAAGACGCCTAAAATTCCAGATTGGTTTATACCATGGATATTGTTAATAATTAGTGTGGTAGCGATGACAGTAAAATTAGGTTTTGCTCTCCAAGCATTCATACAAGGAATTTTAATTACAGGAGTATCGGTACTAGGACATCAGCTTGTTAAACAAACTGCTAAAAGAAGTTAA
- a CDS encoding ATP-binding protein, translating to MKKLLELFKNDKVFRVRILIGFLVLIYIPMALNIYLIYNRTIKVVEKEKIEKVEDILGKFSKTIDFILMDTERSINEVVNHRGIRKGIEDFEILKDDYRMRVKKFIARKFREIQKENLYIKEIICIVQTNKIINCDENFITDKSKNFFDEVLKEIYKTDSDKDIFWIYDESKKFFSNAKDEKVLFLVRKIKSLDEKKDVGYVFAIMDTKKIIKLYKHYSFGFDGELSIYDENKKFVLTKPRYAVSEDILRDLIKNETFNRMKEFNIKNKKYFIGTTRINKLNWYLTVVVPKDELTMGIKAHLNKSIGFIVLISLLLAFWIVIEVIVLSKVITEKEMAHYRLVFTEKMNEKLRMYKHDFMNHLQIIRGLIELNYPEKALEYLIDLSKEGLIIKDKYEIGIPEIESTIFTAISQAREKNIEVEIDCIKLSEKIPVKIYDLTKILTNLIKNAIYALEKDDALEKKLIIRIYNDLDEYVFEIINNVPIIPEEIRDKIFTKGFTTKGKEGSGLGLHIVKKLVEKNGGTIELVVDEEGNHFIVRF from the coding sequence ATGAAAAAATTATTAGAGCTTTTTAAGAATGATAAAGTATTTCGTGTTAGGATATTAATAGGATTTTTAGTATTAATATATATACCTATGGCTTTAAATATATATCTTATTTATAATAGGACAATAAAAGTAGTTGAGAAGGAAAAAATTGAGAAGGTAGAAGATATATTAGGAAAATTTAGCAAGACAATTGATTTTATATTAATGGATACTGAACGTTCTATTAATGAAGTAGTAAATCATAGGGGGATTCGTAAGGGAATAGAAGATTTTGAAATATTAAAAGATGATTATAGAATGAGAGTAAAAAAGTTTATTGCTAGAAAATTTCGAGAAATACAAAAAGAAAATCTTTACATTAAAGAGATTATATGTATTGTACAAACAAATAAGATAATAAATTGTGATGAAAATTTTATTACTGATAAATCGAAAAATTTTTTTGATGAAGTTTTGAAGGAAATTTATAAAACTGATAGTGATAAAGATATATTTTGGATATATGATGAGTCGAAAAAGTTTTTTTCAAATGCAAAAGATGAAAAAGTACTTTTTTTAGTCAGAAAGATAAAATCACTAGATGAAAAAAAAGATGTAGGTTATGTTTTTGCAATTATGGATACAAAAAAAATTATAAAACTTTACAAACACTATTCTTTTGGATTTGATGGAGAATTATCGATATATGATGAAAATAAGAAATTTGTACTTACAAAGCCTAGATATGCTGTTTCAGAAGATATATTGAGAGATTTAATAAAAAATGAGACATTTAATAGAATGAAAGAGTTTAATATAAAAAATAAAAAGTATTTTATTGGGACTACACGTATTAATAAGCTAAATTGGTATTTGACAGTAGTTGTACCTAAAGATGAATTAACAATGGGTATAAAAGCACACTTAAATAAAAGTATTGGGTTTATTGTACTTATAAGTCTTTTACTTGCGTTTTGGATAGTAATAGAAGTTATAGTGCTTTCAAAAGTTATTACGGAAAAAGAAATGGCGCATTATCGATTAGTTTTTACTGAAAAGATGAATGAGAAATTGCGTATGTATAAGCATGATTTTATGAATCATTTACAAATTATTAGAGGACTTATTGAGCTTAATTATCCTGAAAAGGCTTTGGAATATCTGATAGATTTATCTAAAGAAGGTTTGATTATAAAAGATAAATATGAAATAGGTATTCCAGAAATAGAATCTACTATTTTTACAGCAATTTCTCAAGCTAGAGAAAAAAATATAGAAGTTGAAATAGATTGTATAAAGCTTTCTGAAAAAATACCTGTAAAGATATATGATTTGACTAAAATATTAACTAATCTTATTAAAAATGCTATATATGCTCTTGAAAAAGATGATGCTTTGGAAAAAAAATTAATTATAAGAATATATAATGATTTAGATGAATATGTATTTGAAATAATAAATAATGTTCCAATTATTCCAGAAGAAATTAGGGACAAGATTTTTACAAAAGGTTTTACTACAAAAGGTAAAGAGGGAAGCGGATTAGGACTTCATATTGTAAAAAAATTAGTTGAGAAAAATGGAGGAACTATAGAACTTGTAGTAGATGAAGAAGGCAATCATTTTATAGTGAGATTTTAA
- a CDS encoding spore germination protein, giving the protein MFKIIKDKVFRKEQNKKLKLTKSLDENINLFKSIHDNDETIIYRRFESKASSSIKFCILFDVNLSKIVEINDGIIKPIISSKLGTNIPRKKRIDYILTKVISSCDCRRASDIDEIDGFLLYGNTILLIDGVDEAILINTRNWKQRPIMEPMSERVIRGPKDGFTESIDVNYTLIRRRIRSPDLKFKFREIGRESKTRICICYIQGIASEKIIKELDKRIKKINIDGIIESAYIEELIKDSPLSPFETIGNTERPDIVVARLLEGRIALIVDGTPNVLTLPYLFMEYFQSNEDYYQHFIYASINRIIKVLGFFISTSIPAIYVALTTFHQEMIPTPLLLSISAAREGVPFPTIVEALLMLFAFEIIREGGVRLPAPIGSSISFIGAIILGSAAVEAKFVSAPIVIVVAVTGFSNFLLPKMLGPILVVRTIFLLLSAFLGLYGYIFGIIGLLIHLMSMRSFGVPYMSNLDSLSEQEIKDTAIRAPWWVMNYRSKLIAAKDIIRNNTPRSKKR; this is encoded by the coding sequence TTGTTTAAGATAATAAAGGATAAGGTATTTAGAAAAGAACAAAATAAAAAATTAAAACTTACTAAGTCGCTAGATGAAAATATTAATCTGTTTAAAAGTATTCATGATAATGATGAAACTATTATATATAGAAGATTTGAAAGCAAGGCATCAAGTAGTATAAAGTTTTGTATATTGTTTGATGTAAATTTAAGTAAAATAGTTGAAATTAATGATGGCATTATAAAACCTATTATTAGTTCAAAACTAGGAACAAATATTCCAAGAAAAAAAAGAATAGATTATATACTGACAAAAGTTATATCGTCTTGTGATTGCCGAAGAGCATCTGATATAGATGAGATAGATGGATTTTTGTTATATGGAAATACTATATTGCTAATAGATGGTGTTGATGAAGCAATATTAATTAATACTAGAAATTGGAAGCAAAGGCCTATAATGGAACCCATGTCGGAAAGGGTTATTAGAGGACCTAAAGATGGTTTTACTGAATCAATAGATGTAAATTATACATTGATAAGAAGAAGGATAAGAAGTCCTGATTTAAAATTTAAATTTAGAGAAATTGGTAGAGAAAGCAAAACGAGAATTTGTATTTGCTATATACAGGGAATAGCATCAGAAAAAATTATTAAAGAGTTAGACAAAAGAATAAAGAAAATAAATATAGATGGCATAATAGAATCAGCATATATAGAGGAGTTAATTAAAGATTCTCCTCTATCACCATTTGAAACTATTGGAAATACAGAAAGACCTGATATAGTAGTAGCAAGATTATTAGAGGGTAGAATTGCTTTGATAGTTGATGGAACTCCTAATGTACTGACATTACCATATTTATTTATGGAATATTTTCAGTCGAATGAAGATTATTATCAGCATTTTATTTATGCATCTATTAATAGAATAATAAAGGTTTTAGGTTTTTTCATTTCTACGAGTATTCCTGCTATTTATGTTGCTTTAACTACATTTCATCAGGAAATGATACCTACACCACTGCTTTTGAGTATTTCGGCGGCAAGAGAAGGTGTACCATTTCCTACTATTGTAGAAGCATTACTCATGCTTTTTGCTTTTGAAATAATTAGAGAAGGTGGAGTAAGATTACCTGCTCCTATTGGGTCATCTATAAGCTTTATAGGAGCTATAATTTTGGGTTCAGCTGCAGTAGAAGCAAAATTTGTAAGTGCACCAATTGTTATAGTAGTAGCTGTAACAGGATTTTCTAATTTTTTGTTGCCCAAAATGTTAGGCCCTATACTAGTTGTCAGAACAATTTTTTTATTACTGTCGGCGTTTTTAGGTTTATATGGATATATATTTGGCATTATAGGACTTTTAATTCATTTAATGTCAATGAGGTCATTTGGAGTACCATATATGTCTAATTTAGATTCATTAAGTGAGCAAGAAATAAAAGATACAGCTATACGTGCTCCATGGTGGGTTATGAATTATAGGTCGAAGTTAATTGCAGCAAAAGATATTATACGTAATAATACTCCACGAAGCAAGAAGAGGTAA
- a CDS encoding Ger(x)C family spore germination protein, with translation MKKEIIGVLIIIMILNITVLTSCWNYVEINDKRIVSGAAVDYDEKNDKIILTVETVTNRLGKETERTKQEIFYSEGSTIFEAIRNIIEKSGQKLFWSHAKVMVLSKSLLKNKNKFLGVIDFMDRDVELRDNIWLFVSRNKEAREILEANLQLDKIVAYHLEDMMENKKSVSKFHAVPLWEFVDKLAIKGISPVLPLVSKITYNNRDVVEVFGTVVFKKLESVGFLNGIETKSFLLVINELKGGTLVIQEDKLFDKPIKIAMEIFDNKTKITPVYSDEKLTMNIDVKTKVNINEIGAKIDLTDEKKIKRLQEKGEQVIKNDIQNVIKKVQKEYRSDIFGFGTIIERKFPKQWKKIRDKWDEYFLNLNIKVNVDLSIKGTALRLKSIDVED, from the coding sequence ATGAAAAAAGAGATAATAGGAGTTTTAATTATAATAATGATTTTAAATATAACTGTTCTTACTTCTTGTTGGAATTATGTAGAAATAAATGATAAAAGAATAGTTTCTGGAGCAGCTGTAGACTATGATGAAAAAAATGACAAGATTATTTTAACAGTGGAAACTGTTACTAATAGACTTGGAAAAGAAACGGAAAGAACAAAACAAGAGATTTTTTATAGTGAAGGCAGTACAATTTTTGAAGCAATAAGAAATATAATAGAAAAGTCAGGTCAAAAGTTGTTTTGGAGTCATGCAAAAGTTATGGTGTTAAGCAAATCACTATTAAAAAATAAAAATAAATTTTTAGGCGTTATTGACTTTATGGATAGAGATGTAGAGCTGAGAGATAATATTTGGCTTTTTGTATCAAGAAATAAAGAGGCAAGAGAAATATTAGAAGCAAATCTTCAGCTGGATAAAATAGTAGCATATCATTTGGAGGATATGATGGAAAATAAAAAAAGTGTATCAAAGTTTCATGCTGTACCGTTGTGGGAATTTGTTGATAAATTAGCTATTAAAGGAATTTCACCCGTGTTACCGTTGGTTTCTAAAATTACATATAACAATAGAGATGTTGTAGAAGTTTTTGGTACAGTAGTATTTAAAAAATTGGAAAGTGTTGGATTTTTAAATGGAATAGAGACAAAGAGTTTTTTATTAGTTATTAATGAGCTGAAAGGGGGAACTTTGGTAATACAGGAAGATAAGCTATTTGATAAGCCTATTAAAATTGCAATGGAGATATTTGATAATAAGACTAAAATTACACCTGTATATTCTGATGAAAAATTAACTATGAATATAGATGTAAAAACTAAAGTGAATATAAATGAAATCGGAGCAAAAATAGATTTAACTGATGAAAAAAAAATAAAAAGATTGCAAGAAAAAGGAGAACAAGTTATAAAAAATGATATACAAAATGTTATTAAAAAAGTTCAAAAGGAATATAGAAGTGATATTTTTGGTTTTGGAACAATTATAGAGAGGAAATTTCCAAAACAATGGAAAAAAATTCGAGATAAGTGGGATGAATACTTTTTAAATCTAAATATAAAAGTAAATGTAGATTTAAGTATTAAAGGAACAGCTTTAAGATTAAAGTCAATTGATGTGGAGGATTAA
- a CDS encoding Ger(x)C family spore germination protein, translating into MNKFYKLILLIIVNNLLLIGCWNYKDINKMRFVAGIAVDYDKSKDEYIITAEIASPQGSSTQIKREIFQSRGETAFDGVRDLIFKNGRKLFWAHTKVIILGKSVVNKKLLSVLDYISRDAEFKDDIWLLVSKEESASKIYEIDYKKPQEIISFNLDNVFKNSNRICTYYAVPLWRFMEILQSEGASPTLPGVKIVEKEGKVFTQVEEIAVFKKDRIVGWLNTIESRSFLFLIDEIKGGVITVDCDTSRGIVKVGLEVLDNNTKIKPVRSGNNLVVNIDIKLIVSIGEIGGDIDVISNKGREKLKEDTENLIKKQVEDLIKKVQNQYKSDIFEFSKVINKKMPSVWKDIKPNWEEIFSNIKTKVNVKVTIKSSALTSRPIKVNY; encoded by the coding sequence ATGAACAAGTTTTATAAGTTGATTTTGTTGATAATTGTAAATAATCTTCTTTTAATTGGCTGTTGGAATTATAAAGATATAAACAAGATGAGATTTGTAGCAGGAATAGCAGTGGATTATGATAAAAGCAAAGATGAATACATTATTACTGCAGAGATTGCAAGTCCTCAGGGTTCAAGTACGCAGATTAAAAGGGAAATTTTTCAAAGCAGAGGAGAGACGGCATTTGATGGAGTTAGAGATTTAATATTTAAAAATGGGCGGAAATTGTTTTGGGCACATACGAAAGTTATTATTTTAGGTAAAAGTGTTGTAAATAAAAAGCTTCTTTCGGTTTTAGATTATATTAGCAGAGATGCAGAGTTTAAAGATGATATATGGCTTTTAGTATCTAAAGAGGAAAGTGCTTCTAAAATATATGAGATAGATTATAAAAAGCCTCAAGAAATAATATCTTTTAATTTAGATAATGTATTTAAAAACTCTAATAGAATATGTACTTACTATGCAGTTCCTTTGTGGAGGTTTATGGAGATATTGCAGTCTGAAGGAGCATCTCCAACTTTACCCGGTGTAAAAATTGTGGAGAAAGAAGGTAAAGTTTTTACTCAAGTAGAGGAAATTGCTGTTTTTAAAAAAGATAGAATAGTTGGATGGTTGAATACTATTGAAAGTAGGAGTTTTTTATTTTTAATTGATGAGATAAAAGGAGGAGTAATAACAGTAGATTGTGATACATCGAGAGGAATTGTAAAGGTTGGGTTAGAAGTGCTTGATAATAATACAAAAATTAAGCCGGTACGTTCAGGGAATAATTTAGTTGTAAATATAGACATAAAGTTAATAGTAAGCATTGGGGAAATAGGTGGAGATATTGATGTTATAAGTAACAAGGGTAGGGAAAAACTTAAAGAAGATACTGAAAATTTAATTAAAAAACAGGTAGAAGATTTAATAAAAAAGGTTCAAAATCAGTATAAAAGTGATATTTTTGAGTTTAGTAAAGTAATAAATAAAAAAATGCCTTCTGTATGGAAAGATATAAAACCTAACTGGGAAGAAATTTTTAGTAATATAAAAACTAAAGTCAATGTAAAAGTAACAATAAAGAGCAGTGCACTGACATCTAGGCCTATTAAAGTAAACTATTAA
- a CDS encoding GerAB/ArcD/ProY family transporter: MKKEFISIRQGIALLVLFIIDGTVMLPTAAEAGKDLWMSIVISIIFTIPMIFIYSKLLLMYPHKDFFDILEIIFGKYIGKVIGILYIWFSFHLSALVLRDFGEVFNILLPETPMVIIFIPLLTVCVWGIKEGIEVLGRVAKFFMPLIIFFILFFVIVLIHKMNINNIRPVLMNGIKPVMKGAFSAFSFPFGEIIIFIMIFSSLQKEEKTYKVYLLGLIIGGVLILIIKLTNVLVIGINKYSFQYFPGIAAVRRAGVGKAIKSIEMLSFIIIFTGGFIKISISMLASIKGIAKLFDITDYRFIVVPMSLMMLNLAYIISDNIMDFVNWSAEIWPYYAFPFQVIIPILIFITAKIRRMDKLKKLGGKVIE, from the coding sequence TTGAAAAAAGAATTTATTTCGATTAGACAGGGGATTGCACTTTTAGTTTTGTTTATAATTGATGGAACAGTAATGCTTCCAACGGCAGCAGAGGCTGGAAAAGATCTTTGGATGTCAATAGTTATTTCCATTATTTTTACAATACCTATGATATTTATATATTCTAAACTGCTTTTGATGTATCCTCATAAAGATTTTTTTGATATTTTAGAAATAATTTTTGGCAAATATATTGGAAAAGTTATTGGCATATTATATATTTGGTTTTCATTTCATTTATCAGCTTTAGTACTAAGGGACTTTGGAGAAGTTTTTAATATTTTACTGCCAGAAACGCCAATGGTTATAATATTTATACCGCTTTTGACTGTATGTGTATGGGGCATAAAAGAAGGAATAGAGGTGCTGGGGAGAGTAGCAAAATTTTTTATGCCATTAATAATATTTTTTATACTTTTTTTTGTAATTGTATTAATTCATAAAATGAATATAAACAATATAAGACCAGTATTAATGAATGGTATAAAACCTGTAATGAAAGGAGCTTTTTCAGCTTTTTCTTTTCCTTTTGGAGAGATAATTATTTTTATTATGATTTTTTCGTCTTTACAAAAAGAGGAAAAAACGTATAAAGTTTATTTATTAGGATTAATTATTGGTGGAGTATTAATTTTGATAATAAAGTTGACAAATGTTTTAGTAATTGGAATAAATAAATATTCATTTCAGTATTTTCCCGGTATTGCTGCAGTAAGAAGAGCAGGTGTTGGAAAAGCTATTAAGAGTATAGAAATGTTAAGTTTTATTATTATTTTTACAGGAGGTTTTATCAAAATAAGTATATCAATGCTTGCTTCAATTAAAGGGATTGCAAAGTTATTTGATATTACAGATTATAGATTTATAGTAGTACCTATGAGTTTAATGATGTTAAATTTAGCTTATATAATAAGTGATAATATAATGGATTTTGTGAATTGGTCTGCTGAAATTTGGCCTTATTATGCTTTTCCATTTCAAGTTATTATACCTATTTTGATATTTATTACAGCGAAGATTAGAAGAATGGACAAATTAAAAAAGCTAGGAGGAAAAGTTATTGAATAG
- a CDS encoding GerAB/ArcD/ProY family transporter, translating to MNREVISNKQGIALITLFIMGSSLILGTGTSAGRDAWIAEIIAILFAVPIVCVYARILYLFPQKDLVEIVEIIFGKFIGKIIALLFIWFSFHLGALVLRNFGEFITNVSLPETPIIISMLFMIIVCIWGVKEGIEVLGRWSNLNLMILFILITVTIILLVPNMKIDNILPILSRGFKPVFKGAFSVFSFPFAETVVFLLFFSSVDNKSSYKIYLTGLILGGIIIFATSFSELLVFGEKEYVSFLFPSYKAVGRIKISDFIQSLEIIVSISFLAGGFIKISMCLLASCKGITKLFGFNDYRFIVVPMSLLMINLSYLIYDSTNEMFKWAFEIYGFYALPFQVILPIFILICAEFKKRKKDYIININRTK from the coding sequence TTGAATAGAGAGGTTATTTCTAATAAACAGGGTATAGCGTTGATAACACTTTTTATAATGGGAAGTAGTTTGATATTAGGAACAGGAACTAGTGCTGGAAGAGATGCTTGGATAGCTGAGATTATAGCAATACTGTTTGCAGTTCCTATAGTATGTGTATATGCTAGAATTCTTTATCTATTTCCACAAAAAGATTTAGTTGAAATAGTAGAAATAATATTTGGCAAATTTATAGGGAAAATTATAGCATTGTTATTTATATGGTTTTCATTTCATTTAGGAGCTCTAGTTTTAAGAAATTTTGGAGAGTTTATAACAAATGTATCTTTGCCTGAAACTCCTATAATTATTAGTATGTTGTTTATGATTATAGTATGTATATGGGGAGTAAAAGAAGGTATAGAGGTACTTGGAAGATGGTCGAATTTAAATTTGATGATACTATTTATTCTTATAACTGTTACGATAATTCTTCTTGTACCTAATATGAAAATAGATAATATTTTACCCATATTGTCTAGAGGATTTAAGCCTGTTTTCAAAGGTGCTTTTTCAGTTTTTTCTTTTCCATTTGCTGAAACGGTAGTATTTTTATTATTTTTTTCATCTGTTGATAACAAGTCATCATATAAAATATATTTAACTGGATTGATATTAGGTGGAATTATTATTTTTGCTACTTCTTTTTCGGAATTGTTGGTATTTGGAGAAAAAGAATATGTTTCTTTCTTGTTTCCTTCTTACAAAGCTGTAGGCAGGATAAAAATAAGTGATTTTATTCAAAGTCTTGAAATAATTGTATCTATATCATTTTTAGCAGGAGGATTTATAAAAATATCTATGTGCTTATTAGCATCTTGTAAGGGAATAACAAAATTATTTGGCTTTAATGATTACAGGTTTATAGTAGTTCCTATGTCTTTACTTATGATTAATTTATCATACTTAATATATGACAGTACAAATGAAATGTTTAAGTGGGCTTTTGAGATTTATGGTTTTTATGCACTGCCGTTTCAAGTGATACTTCCTATATTTATATTAATATGTGCAGAATTTAAAAAGAGAAAAAAAGATTATATAATTAACATTAATAGAACAAAATAA
- a CDS encoding QueT transporter family protein, whose product MKNTKFLIQASVIAAIYAVLTIVFAPISYGEIQIRISEALTILPYFTPAAILGLFVGCLIANLLSPVGILDIIFGSLASLIAAYLSYKMPKKWLVPLPPVIVNGIIIGLLLKYAYGIPLPLILLMAYVSVGQIIACYGLGYPLMSILEKYKKKIFN is encoded by the coding sequence ATGAAAAATACTAAATTTCTCATACAAGCATCAGTAATTGCTGCCATATATGCAGTTTTAACTATAGTTTTTGCTCCTATAAGCTATGGAGAAATACAAATTAGAATATCTGAAGCACTAACTATACTACCTTACTTTACTCCTGCTGCAATTCTTGGATTGTTCGTAGGATGCCTTATAGCTAACCTTTTAAGTCCTGTAGGAATTTTAGATATTATATTTGGAAGTCTTGCTTCTCTTATTGCAGCATATTTATCCTATAAAATGCCAAAAAAATGGCTAGTACCACTGCCACCTGTAATCGTAAATGGAATTATAATAGGACTTCTACTTAAATATGCTTATGGTATACCTCTTCCCCTTATATTGTTAATGGCATATGTATCAGTAGGACAAATTATAGCATGTTATGGATTAGGTTATCCTCTAATGTCTATTTTAGAAAAATATAAAAAAAAGATTTTCAATTAA
- a CDS encoding secondary thiamine-phosphate synthase enzyme YjbQ, whose product MLKLLNLKTNKHMELIDITSEIENIVKKSGVKNGICTVYIPHTTAGITINENADPDVKKDMVMELNKIVPLEDNYRHIEGNSAAHIKASIMGFSQTVIIEEGRLLLGTWQGIYFCEFDGPRNRKVYVKIIK is encoded by the coding sequence ATGCTTAAATTACTTAATTTAAAGACTAATAAACATATGGAATTGATTGATATAACGAGTGAAATAGAAAATATAGTTAAAAAATCTGGTGTTAAAAATGGAATATGTACAGTATATATTCCACATACTACAGCTGGAATAACAATCAACGAAAATGCAGACCCTGATGTAAAGAAGGATATGGTTATGGAGCTTAATAAAATCGTTCCATTAGAAGATAATTATAGACATATAGAAGGAAATTCGGCTGCACATATTAAAGCAAGTATTATGGGATTTTCTCAGACAGTTATTATTGAAGAAGGAAGACTTTTATTAGGAACTTGGCAGGGAATATATTTTTGTGAATTTGATGGACCAAGAAATAGAAAAGTTTATGTAAAGATTATAAAATAG